The Atribacter laminatus genome contains the following window.
TCACCTTGAATATCCTTTTGAAGATAAAGTTTTAATGGTTTTTTTCTTGGTGATTCCAACGCTCCTATTACTGGATTTCGTCCGTAAATTATATTTTGCATTGCTTTCCTCTTCTACAAACTTATTTAAATTCACTCTCAAATTTGATAAATCAAGCTTCTGCAAAAGATTTTATTATAGGGACGCAATTTACAGCATCCGATTAACGTAGCGACATGCCATGGCATGTCGAATCCAGGTTTTCATCCTCATCCTCACCTTCTCTCATTTTTCTTTTTTTCCTCTCCCCTGGTGGGAGAACCATTTCTCTATTTTTTCCTCTCCCCTGGTGGGAGAGGATTAAGGTGAGGGGGAACTTAAATCTCTTATCGAGTTTTAAATTCAAAAAACCATACTTGGGTTATAATCCAGCCTTTCACCCTCATCCTCACCTTCTCCCATCAAGGGAGAAGGAACTATAGTCTTACGTCTTAAGGATTGTGATTTCTCAGATGAGGATCTCATCTTTTAATTTTTTTTAAAAAAAATACTAAATGAGATTGCCACGTCGCTGCGCTCCTCGCAACGACGGAACAGAAAAAAAATTCAAATCCCCCTAACCCCCTTTGCTAAAGGGGGAAAATGATCGGCAGATAAATATTTTCATCCTCATCTGGTGCTGCTATGCAACATGAACACCTATTCACAAAAAGAGAACGTATCAATTCAATAAATTTTTCACTATTTTTTGGAATGGATTTTCAACAACGATCAATCATTGAAGTAATTATTTTGCTTGACTCATTAGATGGGGGAATTATGAATAACCTTCCCTAGCTTAATTGATCTTGAGCTTAGTTAATCTTCATCTCGATAATAACGAGGCCCCAGAGGTGTATCTTCGATGGTATAGCCGGACTTCAAGATGGTATCTCGTAGCAGGTCTGCCTGGGAAAAAACTCGATTTTTTCTGGCTATTTCCCTATCTTGAATCAGTTTTAAAACTTCTCGATCTTCTTCTTCCATTTCCTGAAGCGGTATCACGCCTAAAATTTGGTTCACTTGATTGAGAAAACCTAAAATACTTTTTAGGGTATTGAGATTCCATTTTTTTCTTTTGGGTTGAAGATAGGTATTCATTTCTTTAATAAAATCACTCAAAACCGCCAAGGCTTGAGGAGTATTAAAATCATCAGCAAGTGAAGCAATAAACTTTTCATACATTGACTGGATTTTATCTATTAAACTTTCATCGCTATCCAGCCATTTCGAATCTGACTGGATTTGGTTATAGATGAAAAAGAAATTCCGAACAAAATTTTTAATCCGATTTAAATAACTCCCAGCAGCGTCCAAAATCGTATCATCGATATTAATAGGATTGCGGTAATGAGTAAAAAGAATAACTAATCGCAAGACACGAGGATCACGATTGGTATAAAGTTCTCGAACGGTCAAGATATTTCCTAAAGACTTGGACATCTTTTCATTTTGAATATTTACATAGCCATTATGAAGCCAATATTTAACGAAGGTTTTCCCGGTAGCTGCTTCACTTTGGGCAATTTCATTCTCATGATGAGGAAATATTAAATCAATTCCTCCGGCATGGATATCAAGGGTCTCGCCTAAATATTTCATCGACATCGCCGAACACTCAATATGCCATCCCGGCCTCCCCTTTCCCCAAGGACTTTCCCAATAAGGCTCTCCTGGTTTGGCACTTTTCCAAAGAACAAAATCGGCGGGATTTCTTTTTTGGTAACGAGCTTCAACTCTCGCACCTTCCATCTGGTCTTCTAAAGGTTTTCGAGATAATTTGCCATAATCAGAAAAACGCGAAACATCAAACAAAATATCACCTTCGAGAGCATAAGTGTAACCTCGATCTTCAAGCTGTTTGATGAGTCCGATAATATCATCGATATGCTCAGTCGCTCGGGGAGAAACGGTTGGTTGTTCTATACCCAATCGATCGGCATCGATTAAATATTGTTCAATATAGTAAGAGGCAATTTCTTCTGGTTGAAGCCCTTTTTCCCTAGCTCGGTTGATTATTTTATCATCTACATCAGTAAAATTTTGTACAAAGGTAACTTCATAACCCAATTGTTTAAAAAAACGTCGTAAACAATCAAATACTACAAATACCCTGGCATTTCCAATATGGATTAAGTCATAAACGGTTGGCCCACAGGTATATAAACCTATTTTCTCTTTATTCTGAGGAACAAACAATTCTTTCTTTTGGGTTAGCGTATTGTAAAGGTAGATTTCCAATTTCGTTCCCTTTCCTGTTTTTCATTATGAATGAAAACATTAAACCAGTTTTGCCACAAGAAATATAATTATTTGGCCTTTTTCGTTATAGATAATTATGTCACGTGGTGGCCTCTGATAATGATAAAAAACTGGATTGAGCTCATGAGATTGCCACGTCACTTCGTTCCTCGCAATGACGAGCAGAAGTTCCTTCTCCCTTGATGGGAGAAGGTGAGGATGAGGGTGATTATTTTGAAACCCACCACACTCACCACTCGCTTCTCACTATATTTTCAGGATAGACCCTCATAATATGTTGCGACACTATTTAAGGATGAAAATCCAAGATTCGACATACCGTGGCAGGTCGCTACATTAATGAAAGAATGGGCACAATACATTGTGCCCCTCCAATTTTAATTCTTTTGTGAGAGCATGATACATCATGCCCTTCGGTTATTGAATGAAGTCAAATTTACTTTTTACCGAGTAAAGTCTAATCAATAACCTCAATAGTCACATTATCGACGCCATTTTGATGGATCCCAATGGTTTTTGCCGCTGCGAGCGATAGGTCGATTTCCCGATTTTTGCTTCTCGGTCCCCGATCATTTACTCTTACAACAACTCTTTTACCATTATCTGGATTCGAAATCAGTAGAATCGAGCCAATCGGGAGGGTTCGATGAGCAGCCGTAAAAGCATACGGATTAAATGTCTCTTCACAGGCCGTTGCCCTTCCGGAGAATCTTGGTCCATACCATGAAGCTAAACCAATAATTTTATTGACTACTCGTCCTTCGTATCCATCATATAAACGATAAAATTCCATTTGGATCTGATTTAACCAGAGAAGAGCAAGGTCTAACATTTCGGAGTTATTTAAAGAGGCATCGCTTGGGTAAACTGAAAATAGAAGTTTTTGGTTACAATAAGCATTTACTTGTTTTGATTCAGGTGAAACATAGAAATTAATGGTACCCGATGGTGGATGAATGAACAAATCCGACAATCGCTTATAAATTTTCTCAGCTCTTTCATCAATAGAAGAATAATCACCGGAATGACGAACCCGCATTATTCTCCTTCCGTTAATATGAATCGTTCCTGAATTTCGTGTCACCATTCGACCTGGTATCGATTTGTTTGCCAAAACTGAATTAGAAAAAATAAAAACTGCTAGGGATAAAATAAGGGTTATCGATATCCCTTTCATGAATTTCTCAAAATAAGACATACGGATAGGCATGCTATGCCTTCCCCCTTTCCTAAACTTCCTAGTCTTTCATTGGTCGTCGCTTTAAGGCCGATCGATTGAATACTTACCCCGGTTGCTCGGGACAAGTTTTGTTTCATTTCTAGAGAAAAAGGTGTGATTTGGGGAAACTCGGCAATGAGGGTGCAATCAAAATTAACGATATCCCACCCATCTCCCCGTATTTTTTGTGTTATTTCTTCCAATAATAAAAGACTGTAAGCACCAAGGAAACGTTCATCTTGATCGGGAAACCAATGCCCGATATCCGGGAGCGATGCCGCTCCCAACAAGGAATCCATTAATGCATGGCATATCACATCACCATCGGAATGCCCGGATAAACCAAGATGATAAGGTATGGTAACGCCACCTAAAACTAACTTCTTTCCTTCAACAAAAGGATGAATATCATATCCCAAGCCCACCCTTATGCCGTTCAGGATTTTATCCATCGTAAATTCTCCTCGGCTCGGATAAAGTCCTGGGGTGTGGTTATTTTATAATTTTCTTCAGAACCGATTACCAAGTAAACTGGAATTCCCAACCGCTCAACCATGGCTGAATCATCAGTCGCACAAAAACCGTCAGCTTTGGCTTTTTGGATGGCTTCCCAAATAATTGAAATCTTAAATGATTGAGGGGTCTGGGCTCTCCAAACCATTGATCGATCTAAAGTTGATTCAATACAGTTATTATTTTTACTCACCTTTAAGGTGTCAACCGATGGTATAGCACAGCACACCGCTCCATATTTTACGACATCCTCTACTGAGCGTTTGAGTATTTCATCACTTACCAAGGGTCGAACTCCATCATGAATTAAGACATAATCGTTAGGACGGTTAAAAATTAATTCCAATCCGGCGTAGACTGAGTCCTGTCTGGTGTTTCCACCAAAAACAAAACGTAATGCTTTTTTGGCGTGTATATTGGTTAGAACTTGATCCCGGAACTGCTTTTCATGATTTTTGTTAATAACAACAATTATTTCATCAATTAAGGGTGACTTTTCAAACACATCAATAGTATGTGCTAACAGCGGTTTTCCTAAAACCGGTAAAAATTGTTTGGGAATAATTGTGTTCATTCTTTCTCCAGTCCCGGCAGCAACGATCAACGCTATGAACAAACAATATCACCTCATGTTTCAGGATAATGAGTTTCTCTATTTTACATTTTTCCTCTCGGTTTGGCAAAAATCATCCTTCCCGCCGGAGTCTGTAGAACGCTGGTTACAACGGTATCTATTACAACATTGATGTATTTTTTTCCTCCCTCAACCACCACCATGGTTCCATCGTCCAAATACCCTACTCCTTGATCGGATTCTTTCCCTTCTCGAATGATTTGCACTCTCAGTTCTTCTCCTGGCAATACATAGGGCTTTAACGAGTTAGCGAGTTCGTTGATATTAAGAACTTCAACTCCTTCTAACTCAGCAATTTTGTTCAAATTATAATCATTGGTAATTACTTTTGCCCCCATTACTTTTGCCATCTTGATCAACTTGGCATCGACATCCCGTATCTCGATAAAATCTCTCTCAACGATGCGGATATTAACCTTTTTTTCCTTTCTCATTTTATTTAAAATATCCAAGCCTCGCCGCCCTCGACTTCTCTTCAAGGGATCTTGGGAATCGGCAACTTGCTGTAATTCTTTTAGAACAAATCGAGGTATTATCATGTCACCTTCAACAAAACCGGTTTTGCAAATATCTGCTATTCGTCCATCTACGATTGAACTCGTATCAAGTATTTTAGCTATATTGTTTTGCCCCCGTAAAAGTTTCATTTTCGGGATTCCGGTAAAAATCATAATAATATCTTCTTTGCGAATTATTGCCAATGCCAAACCAATAATGCCACAAGCCAAAGTCACTAACAGTGGTAGAGTAGTAATCTTACTAAAAAGGAAGGAAAGAGGGTAGGTTAAAAGGGCTCCAATCACCAGGCCTACAATCAATCCCCCTAAAGCAACTAAAATATCAATAGCAGACAGCCGATTAACTGCGAGGGAGATTTTATTCCATTTCTCCAGGAAAAAAAATCCGGTATATTTCTGGCTTAAATAGGCAATAAAACTATAAATACCGGTAATGAGAATAATTCCAAGCCATGAATACAGATTTAGTGAAGTTTGTAGGGATCGGTAAATTAAAGTACTCAGAATAAAGACAATAATAATCGAAACGATATACCCCCACTTACCACCACTCGTCATATCATATCTCCTCCTAACTGAATGGATAATAAGCTTCATTATCTCAATTGCTTATGTATTGGAGTAAGTCCCTCCTCTCTATTAGAAGTTTAAAGAAAAAAATATCTTGCGGTTTTAACCTTCTTTTTTTAAACCGCTTTTCCATATGGATAAGTTGAGATTATAATTCCCATATTTGAGTGTTATAAAAATAATTATAACACTCAACCAATACTATCCAAAATACTATTTATCTTTCATTCAGTTCCTGGTGGGCTAAATTCAAAAACCTTTCATTTTATGGTACTAAATTTTCTTTTTGTGCTGCTTCATAAAGGGTTTGATATCCAATAATTTTCAATCCCTTTAGCTTTTTCTTGGCGCTATTATGGAGATGATATTGCGATGTGACCACCCGACTAATTCCCATTCTAGCCGCTTCTTGAATCCTCCCTTCAAAAAAGTGGACTGGACGAATTTCTCCTCCTAACCCAACCTCTCCTAAATATATGGTGTTTTTATTGAGACTCTTTTCTAAACGTGAAGAAATGAGACTAAAACAGATGGCTAAATCAGGAGTAGTCTCGGTGACCTTCATTCCTCCAGCCATATTCAAATAAATATCTTGCTGACCGAAACGAATACGCACTCGTTTTTCAATTACTGCAACCAAAAGATGGAGGCGATTGACATCAAAACCAACACTCACTCTCCGTGGGTAATCAAGGTAAGATTGATTGGCTAAAGTTTGAACTTCAAGAAGTAACGCTCTTCTTCCCTCGGCAAGAACCGTGCGTGCGGTACTGCTATTGTCAATATCTTTTTCCACCAAGAAAAATTTTGAAGGATCAATCAATTCGACCAATCCTTCTTCTTTCATTTCCAATAATCCAACTTCTTGAGTTGAACCAAATCGGTTTTTTACACTTCGTAAAACCCGAAGTTGATGATGGGCTTCGCCGTCTAAATAAAGAACTACATCAACTAAATGTTCCAAAGTCCTCGGTCCGGCAACGATGCCTTCCTTGGTTACGTGGCCAACTAAAAAAATGGCAATATTTTTCTTTTTTGAAATATCCATAAACCGAGAACTCAAATCGCGGATGAGAGAGATGTTCCCAGGCATGACATCTAGTTCATCCAAAGATAAATTTTGTATTGAATCGATAATAATTAGAGACGGAGTGATATTCTCTATGCTTAGCTCTATATCGTTATAACTATCAGTTGAATGAAGCCATAAATTGGGGTTTGGTTTAAAACCAAAACGTTGTAACCTGATAAAAAGCTGATGGAGTGATTCTTCAGTACTAATATAGAGCACTTTTTTTCCTTGACGGGCAATTCCAGCGGCTATTGCTAAAAGCAAAGTGGACTTCCCAATTCCTGGGTCTCCACTCAAAAGGGAAAGAGATCCTTCAACAATACCACCGCCTAAGACACGATCAACTTCGACCAAACTCGTACCAAACCGCCGATCAATTTCGTAATTTTGATTAAATAGGTCTGGAAAAGAGATTGGTTGAGTATTGGACTTAGACCCATTTTTTTTTGCGGATTTTGGGGGCAAAGAAACAATTTCTTTAAAAGTATTCCACCCCCCGCACTGGGGACATTTCCCCAGCCAGCTGGGGGTGGAATATTCACAAGTCTGACAAACAAACTCCGATTTTTTCACACTAATCCTTTAACGATAGCTCAAGAGGCAACATTTTATCAAAGCGAAGGGATTCTTCTTCTAGTCCGATCAAAATCCGGTCTCCTTCTTTAAATGTTCCTTTTAAAATGAGATCCGAGATTGGATCCTCCACCATTCGTTGGATCGCTCTTCTTAGTGGTCGAGCACCAAAGTTTGGATCATACCCTTCTTTAGCAATTTTTGTACGTGCCTCCGGCGTTAATTCAACGGTTATTGATTGTTCAGCAAGACGTTTGATCGTCTCTTTCATCATTAAATCAACAATTTTCTCAATTTCTTCCTGCTTTAAGGGTTTAAATACTATTAATTCATCAATTCTATTAAGGAACTCAGGAACAAATACTCGCTTTACCTCTTCCATGACTTTATGCTTGATGTCTTCATAAGTACAACCTTCATCGGTCGTATTTCCAAAACCAATGGAAACATTAGATGAGATCATCCGAGCACCTAAATTGGATGTCATGATAATAACGGTATTTTTAAAGTCTACGGGTCTTCCCTGAGCATCGGTCAAACGTCCTTCTTCAAGAATTTGAAGAAGAATGTTAAAAATTTCCGGACTGGCTTTTTCAATTTCATCAAATAAAATGACCGAGTAAGGATGTCGTCGAACTTTTTCTGTCAACTGTCCACCTTCATCGTAACCAACATATCCAGGAGGAGAACCAATTAACCGGGATATGGTATGCTTTTCCATATATTCTGACATGTCAAGAGTGATGAGTGAATCCTCTTTCCCAAAAAGGAATTCCGCTAATGCTTTCCCTAATTCAGTTTTTCCTACTCCAGATGGACCCAAAAAGATAAATGAACCGATTGGTCGACGGGGGTCTTTAAGACCTGCTCGAGACCTTCTTATCGCTCGAGATACTGCTTTCACTGCTTCATCCTGTCCGATTAAACGTTTATGAATTTCTTCGTCCATATTGACCAGACGTTGCTTTTCTTCGAGTGCCAACCGGGAAACCGGTATTCCAGTCCAGTTGGCTACCACTGCTGCGATGTCTTCTTCCGTTACCAACGGACGCATGGTATCGATCTGTTGCAACCATTCGTCTTTATTTTTCCGGTA
Protein-coding sequences here:
- the radA gene encoding DNA repair protein RadA, producing the protein MKKSEFVCQTCEYSTPSWLGKCPQCGGWNTFKEIVSLPPKSAKKNGSKSNTQPISFPDLFNQNYEIDRRFGTSLVEVDRVLGGGIVEGSLSLLSGDPGIGKSTLLLAIAAGIARQGKKVLYISTEESLHQLFIRLQRFGFKPNPNLWLHSTDSYNDIELSIENITPSLIIIDSIQNLSLDELDVMPGNISLIRDLSSRFMDISKKKNIAIFLVGHVTKEGIVAGPRTLEHLVDVVLYLDGEAHHQLRVLRSVKNRFGSTQEVGLLEMKEEGLVELIDPSKFFLVEKDIDNSSTARTVLAEGRRALLLEVQTLANQSYLDYPRRVSVGFDVNRLHLLVAVIEKRVRIRFGQQDIYLNMAGGMKVTETTPDLAICFSLISSRLEKSLNKNTIYLGEVGLGGEIRPVHFFEGRIQEAARMGISRVVTSQYHLHNSAKKKLKGLKIIGYQTLYEAAQKENLVP
- the ispD gene encoding 2-C-methyl-D-erythritol 4-phosphate cytidylyltransferase — its product is MFIALIVAAGTGERMNTIIPKQFLPVLGKPLLAHTIDVFEKSPLIDEIIVVINKNHEKQFRDQVLTNIHAKKALRFVFGGNTRQDSVYAGLELIFNRPNDYVLIHDGVRPLVSDEILKRSVEDVVKYGAVCCAIPSVDTLKVSKNNNCIESTLDRSMVWRAQTPQSFKISIIWEAIQKAKADGFCATDDSAMVERLGIPVYLVIGSEENYKITTPQDFIRAEENLRWIKS
- a CDS encoding septal ring lytic transglycosylase RlpA family protein, which gives rise to MPIRMSYFEKFMKGISITLILSLAVFIFSNSVLANKSIPGRMVTRNSGTIHINGRRIMRVRHSGDYSSIDERAEKIYKRLSDLFIHPPSGTINFYVSPESKQVNAYCNQKLLFSVYPSDASLNNSEMLDLALLWLNQIQMEFYRLYDGYEGRVVNKIIGLASWYGPRFSGRATACEETFNPYAFTAAHRTLPIGSILLISNPDNGKRVVVRVNDRGPRSKNREIDLSLAAAKTIGIHQNGVDNVTIEVID
- a CDS encoding PIN/TRAM domain-containing protein, which codes for MTSGGKWGYIVSIIIVFILSTLIYRSLQTSLNLYSWLGIILITGIYSFIAYLSQKYTGFFFLEKWNKISLAVNRLSAIDILVALGGLIVGLVIGALLTYPLSFLFSKITTLPLLVTLACGIIGLALAIIRKEDIIMIFTGIPKMKLLRGQNNIAKILDTSSIVDGRIADICKTGFVEGDMIIPRFVLKELQQVADSQDPLKRSRGRRGLDILNKMRKEKKVNIRIVERDFIEIRDVDAKLIKMAKVMGAKVITNDYNLNKIAELEGVEVLNINELANSLKPYVLPGEELRVQIIREGKESDQGVGYLDDGTMVVVEGGKKYINVVIDTVVTSVLQTPAGRMIFAKPRGKM
- the cysS gene encoding cysteine--tRNA ligase is translated as MEIYLYNTLTQKKELFVPQNKEKIGLYTCGPTVYDLIHIGNARVFVVFDCLRRFFKQLGYEVTFVQNFTDVDDKIINRAREKGLQPEEIASYYIEQYLIDADRLGIEQPTVSPRATEHIDDIIGLIKQLEDRGYTYALEGDILFDVSRFSDYGKLSRKPLEDQMEGARVEARYQKRNPADFVLWKSAKPGEPYWESPWGKGRPGWHIECSAMSMKYLGETLDIHAGGIDLIFPHHENEIAQSEAATGKTFVKYWLHNGYVNIQNEKMSKSLGNILTVRELYTNRDPRVLRLVILFTHYRNPINIDDTILDAAGSYLNRIKNFVRNFFFIYNQIQSDSKWLDSDESLIDKIQSMYEKFIASLADDFNTPQALAVLSDFIKEMNTYLQPKRKKWNLNTLKSILGFLNQVNQILGVIPLQEMEEEDREVLKLIQDREIARKNRVFSQADLLRDTILKSGYTIEDTPLGPRYYRDED
- the ispF gene encoding 2-C-methyl-D-erythritol 2,4-cyclodiphosphate synthase; protein product: MRVGLGYDIHPFVEGKKLVLGGVTIPYHLGLSGHSDGDVICHALMDSLLGAASLPDIGHWFPDQDERFLGAYSLLLLEEITQKIRGDGWDIVNFDCTLIAEFPQITPFSLEMKQNLSRATGVSIQSIGLKATTNERLGSLGKGEGIACLSVCLILRNS